One segment of Eschrichtius robustus isolate mEscRob2 chromosome 3, mEscRob2.pri, whole genome shotgun sequence DNA contains the following:
- the LOC137761701 gene encoding poly(A) polymerase type 3 → LDHQNLPQSVIENVGGKIFTFGSYRLGVHTKGADIDALCVAPRHVDRSDFFTSFYDKLKLQEEVKDLRAVEEAFVPVIKLCFDGIEIDILFARLALQTIPEDLDLRDDSLLKNLDIRCIRSLNGCRVTDEILHLVPNIDNFRLTLRAIKLWAKRHNIYSNILGFLGGVSWAMLVARTFQLYPNAIASTLVHKFFLVFSKWYVFRLY, encoded by the coding sequence ctggaccaccagaatcTTCCACAATCTGTAATTGAAAATGTTGgtggaaaaatatttacatttggatCTTATAGATTAGGAGTACATACAAAAGGTGCCGATATTGATGCGTTGTGTGTTGCACCAAGACATGTTGATCGAAGTGACTTTTTCACCTCGTTCTATGATAAGTTGAAATTACAGGAAGAAGTAAAAGATTTAAGAGCTGTTGAAGAGGCATTTGTACCAGTTATCAAACTGTGTTTTGATGGGATAGAGATTGATATTTTGTTTGCAAGATTAGCACTGCAGACTATTCCAGAAGACTTGGACTTAAGAGATGACAGTCTGCTTAAAAATTTAGATATAAGATGCATAAGAAGTCTTAACGGTTGCAGGGTGACCGATGAAATTTTACATCTAGTACCAAACATTGACAACTTCAGGTTAACCCTGAGAGCTATCAAACTGTGGGCCAAACGCCACAACATCTATTCCAATATATTAGGTTTCCTCGGTGGTGTTTCCTGGGCTATGCTAGTAGCAAGAACTTTCCAGCTTTATCCAAATGCAATAGCATCAACTCTTGTACATAAatttttcttggtattttctAAATGGTATGTGTttagattatattaa